In the Candidatus Marinimicrobia bacterium CG08_land_8_20_14_0_20_45_22 genome, AAGTTCTTCAGCAACAAACAGACACCGTGAATTCACTTCGCTCAACCGGAAGTCAACTGGGAACAAGCGATTTGTTACTTAAAGAGCAACACCGAAATATCACTCAAACGGTCAGCCGGTTGTCCAACGAAATTGAAACGCATACAAAAAATATTTCCCTTGCAGAGGAGCGGAAAATCGCTCTTAAAAAACAACAGGCGGAAACTGGCGAAAGTCTTGTGAAAAAACGGGAAGAATTCAAAAATATTTCCGAAGCGGTAGGCGCTGTTGATCAGCAATATAAAGCGATCGAAAAAGAATTACAAACTTTGCAAGACGAGCGGTATGCACTTTTTCGACAGCAAACCGAATTTTCCGTGCGGATTTCGAGTCTGAAAGAGAATATCCGGCAACGCGGCAATGATTTGCAAGCGGTTCTAAATCGAATTGCCGAACAGGATAAGGTTGACGAACGAAGCGCAGTACAAATCGAGGAAATTCGAGGAAAAATCAGTCAATCAACTTATGAACTGGATCAGCGCAAAAATGGACTTTACCGCGAAGACGAGCGTTTTCAGGAATTATCCGATCAAGAGCAAAAACTTCGGGATGAACTCCGGAAAGTTGAATCCGAGATGGATAAACTCTCGAACCGCATCTCGTTTTATTCCGGAATTATTCAAACGAAGGAAGGATTTGCGCCCGGTTTGCAGTTCGTACTTGATCATCTGAGCGATTTCCCCGGCATTCAGGGCGCGTTCTCCGATCTGATATCGGTTGATTCTACTTATTATCTCGCTGTCGAAACGGTCATTAAAGATATTTCCCGACTGCTCGTTGCCGATTCGCAATCAGACGCACTTCGCGCGCTTGAAAAGTTGTCTTCTGTGGGAAAAGGAAGAGTGTCCGTCATTCCGCTCGATATTGATTTTCATAACTCTGAAAAAGAAAAATTCTCAGCCAAAGAATTTAAGCCATTGAGCCAATTTATTAAATGCGGTTCGTCGCTATCCAGATTGAAAGACTTTTTATTCGGTTCCATCTACGTCTGCAACGATGACGAATTTGAATCTCTGATCCAGGAAAAGAAATATTTGAACCTGTCGTTCATCACATCTCGTGGCAGGTTTCGAGATGCAAACGGCTTTTTTACAGGCGGCTCCGAGACCTCAGAATCTAGTGCGCTCGTTGGCAGAAATCAGAAATTGTATGAATTTGAGAAAAAATACGACGCACTGAAAACAGAGAGGGAAGGAATCGTCAGTCAGATTAGCAAAATCAGTTCCGATCTTCGTCAAGTCACTGCGAACCGAAATGCACTTAAGAGCGAAATTGCGAAATTTGAGGAAATACTTCAGAATGATGAAGAAAAACGCCGCGCCGTCGAATCGCTATTATCTCAATCAAACGGTATCCGGAAAAATCTGAATGAAAGCAAAATCTCTATTTCAATTGCGCTGGAAAATTTTAATGAAAAATTGAAGCGTGAAAATCCCGAAAACGACTCGATTTCCACTAAAATAACTTCCTTTGACGCGGCTATTCTTGAGAAGAAAGAAAGCCTTTCAAAAGTAAAATCTTCGCTTGATGAGCAGAACATCCGGATTCAAAATGTTCGTATTGAACTCGTCAATCTCGAAAACAATTATCGGAATCTCGTTGCCGGTTTTGAATCTGCCGACCGGTCGATTTCTAACCTCTCGAATATCCGCAATGCCGCGATTCAGGAGAAGAATAAGGACATTCAGTCGAAGTTAGAAATTGATCTGAAAATCGAATCGAATGGCGCTGAGATAAAGAAAATTTCCGATCACTTGACAAAAGCTGAACAATCTTTCATTGTAATTCAATCGGCACACCAGCGCTTACGATCGAATCAACAAAGTTTGAACGACAGGTCGACGGAAACTCGCCGGAACAAAGAGAATTTGTCGGAAGAATTAAAGAAAATGGAATTGGCTTTTTCCGAGTATAAAGCCGCTGACAGTGAAATTCGCTCTGTTCTTTTCGAGAAATACAACCGAAATGTGCCGGATGAAATGCCAGACTCATTGCCAGACGAAGAGGCGCTTCGCCGCGATGTGGAACGATACAAGCGGAATCTGGAAATGATTGGCATGGTAAATATGGCAGTAAAGGATGAATACAAACAGGAAAACACGCGGTTCAAATTCTTATCCGAACAGCGCGACGATCTGGTCACCTCGGAGAAAGGTTTAAATGAAGTTATCCTTCAAATTGACAATGTTGCGAGGGAACAATACGTCGAGATTTTTGAAAAAATCCGCCAAAATTTTCACTCTACATTTTCCATTTTCTTCGCAGGGGGAGAAGCGGATGTTAAATTGATCGGCGATCCCGATCCGCTGGAATCTCAGATCGAAATTTGGGCGTGTCCGAGCGGCAAAAAACTGCGATCTCTTAAAATGCTATCGGCTGGTGAGAAGGCGCTGACGGCGATCGCGTTGCTGTTTGCGATTTATCAGGTGAAGCCAAGTCCGTTTT is a window encoding:
- the smc gene encoding chromosome segregation protein SMC, which encodes MYISKLSLYGFKSFLKRSEIEFGRGITSIVGPNGCGKTNIVDSLRWVIGEQKSSVLRADRNTDVIFNGTSMKRPLNMAEVSLTIHDVTSRTAVELSDVTITRRLYRNGESEYFINKNLCRLKDITDLFIDTGMGANAYSIIELKMIEDILSETPEERKRLFEEAAGVNKYRIQRKAAIRKLEATREDLLRLNDIIAEVDSVVKNLKRQLHRYEKYQEITQNLIESEVLLAMRKILNIRLKSEPIQQNFRAKQESFDRCVSELAILERNWNENQSEIEEKEEVLQQQTDTVNSLRSTGSQLGTSDLLLKEQHRNITQTVSRLSNEIETHTKNISLAEERKIALKKQQAETGESLVKKREEFKNISEAVGAVDQQYKAIEKELQTLQDERYALFRQQTEFSVRISSLKENIRQRGNDLQAVLNRIAEQDKVDERSAVQIEEIRGKISQSTYELDQRKNGLYREDERFQELSDQEQKLRDELRKVESEMDKLSNRISFYSGIIQTKEGFAPGLQFVLDHLSDFPGIQGAFSDLISVDSTYYLAVETVIKDISRLLVADSQSDALRALEKLSSVGKGRVSVIPLDIDFHNSEKEKFSAKEFKPLSQFIKCGSSLSRLKDFLFGSIYVCNDDEFESLIQEKKYLNLSFITSRGRFRDANGFFTGGSETSESSALVGRNQKLYEFEKKYDALKTEREGIVSQISKISSDLRQVTANRNALKSEIAKFEEILQNDEEKRRAVESLLSQSNGIRKNLNESKISISIALENFNEKLKRENPENDSISTKITSFDAAILEKKESLSKVKSSLDEQNIRIQNVRIELVNLENNYRNLVAGFESADRSISNLSNIRNAAIQEKNKDIQSKLEIDLKIESNGAEIKKISDHLTKAEQSFIVIQSAHQRLRSNQQSLNDRSTETRRNKENLSEELKKMELAFSEYKAADSEIRSVLFEKYNRNVPDEMPDSLPDEEALRRDVERYKRNLEMIGMVNMAVKDEYKQENTRFKFLSEQRDDLVTSEKGLNEVILQIDNVAREQYVEIFEKIRQNFHSTFSIFFAGGEADVKLIGDPDPLESQIEIWACPSGKKLRSLKMLSAGEKALTAIALLFAIYQVKPSPFCILDEVDAPLDDQNTSRFTNVLKTFSDKTQFIIVTHNKSTMSIADVLYGVTMAEKGVSQIISAKLE